Below is a genomic region from Argiope bruennichi chromosome 3, qqArgBrue1.1, whole genome shotgun sequence.
TGGGCAATGCTTGTTGGAAGTGATGCTGGCTTTTTTTTCTGGCATGGGCAATGCTTGTCGGGAGTGATGctggctttttttttgtttggcatGGACAAGGCTTGTCGGGAGTGATGctggctttttttttgtttggcatGGACAAGGCTTGTCGGGAGTGATGCTGGCTTTTTTTTGTTTGGCATGGGCAATGCTTGTCGGGAGTGATGctggctttttttttgtttggcatGGGCAATGCTTGTCGGGAGTGATGctggctttttttttgtttggcatGGGCAATGCTTGTCGGGAGTGATGCTGGCTTTTTTTTGTTTGGCATGGGCAATGCGTGTGGAGAGTGATGGTTTGTTTGGCATGGGCAATGCGTGTGGAGAGTGATGGTTTGTTTGGCATGGGCAATGCGTGTGGAGAGTGATGGTTTGTTTGGCATGGGCAATGCGTGTGGAGAGTGATGGTTTGTTTGGCATGGGCAATGCGTGTGGAGAGGGATGATGGTTTGTTTGGCATGGGCAATGCGTGTGGAGAGGGATGATGGTTTGTTTGGCATGGGCAATGCGTGTGGAGAGGGATGATGGTTTGTTTGGCATGGGCAATGCGTGTGGAGAGGGATGGTTTGTTTGGCATGGGCAATGCGTGTGGAGAGGGATGGTTTGTTTGGCATGGGCAATGCGTGTGGAGAGGGATGGTTTGTTTGGCATGGGCAATGCGTGTGGAGAGGGATGGTTTGTTGGGCATGGGCAATGCGTGTGGAGAGGGATGGTTTGTTTGGCATGGGCAATGCGTGTGGAGAGGGATGGTTTGTTTGGCATGGGCAATGCGTGTGGAGAGGGATGGTTTGTTTGGCATGGGCAATGCGTGTGGAGAGGGATGGTTTGTTTGGCATGGGCAATGCGTGTGGAGAGGGATGGTTTGTTTGGCATGGGCAATGCGTGTGGAGAGTGATGATGGTTTGTTTGGCATGGGCAATGCGTGTGGAGAGTGATGATGGTTTGTTTGGCATGGGCAATGCGTGTGGAGAGTGATGATGGTTTGTTTGGCATGGGCAATGCGTGTGGAGAGTGATGATGGTTTGTTTGGCATGGGCAATGCGTGTGGAGAGTGATGATGGTTTGTTTGGCATGGGCAATGCGTGTGGAGAGTGATGATGGTTTGTTTGGCATGGGCAATGCGTGTGGAGAGTGATGGTTTGTTTGGCATGGGCAATGCGTGTGGAGAGTGATGATGGTTTGTTTGGCATGGGCAATGCGTGGGGAGAAATGTTCGTGAAATGATAACTGCTGTGGCAGATGACATTTAGAAAATGAATCCTGAAAGCTTAATATGTGAATTTGTTTAATGTGAGTAGTGTATGAATGTGGACTGGATGGGGATCCTGGAAAATGAAGTAAATGTGATGTTGGTTATGGATAATGGGAAAATCCGGCATTCGAAAAGAAATTGTTATGTTTATTGACGTATAATATGCAAAGTGAACTTGAAGTTGTTTCGagtagttttgattttttttttttttttttttttttgagaaagcaCTTTCATTCTGTTTTATCATAGGAAATATTCCCATACCTTTTTCAACTATTCTGTTGTGTTTCGCAAGTAACATTCGCTTATTTTCTGcaaatgtatttacaaatatCGACTATTCAAGACAAATGATTCTTACCGGATTGGAAGGGATTTCTGTTCTTATAAAATCATAGATCTACGAGGATTTTTTTTGTGGCAAAGACTTATTGATGAGGTTTCCTTTTATGAGTAAATTGGTTCATGCCCAAAGTGTAATAGTACAATTTTTTTGACCATAATTGGTTTGTAAGCAATTCATGtcagattttattattgaatttttaacattctgtTTTGATAAATGGAGCCATTTTTCTAAAGTAAAGCTGTTCAGGAATATCAGAATCTTGCACTTCGCTGTCATCCTACTTCTTATTTTAGATATAAGAGCACCGATTACACGGTTCATAATCTTTAGACATCTTTTTTCCCCCCTAAAATTTTATTAGCAACTCTTAATCttagtaaaaattagaaataggaaattttaaatcttttttttttttaatttactcagaAAAACGAACACTCAAATTAACTAAGCAGTCAAGAGTTTGTAGTTGCTACATTGTCTAGGATCAGGTTAaagttaacatttataaaaaatattcctcgTTTATTTCTGGGTAGTCAAATACAAAAATTGTCcgatctatatttaaaaaaatttattgtttcctGTGGATTACATCGAcgttttctggaaaatatttcaagcaagCCCTTCCTGGCCACCGGaattaaaatatatcgaaaattaaagtttataaggTTGCTAGGTTCTTTTTCAATGTAACCTTCCAGCGCATGTTAATATTTTTCGACGTCAGtactcataaattaattttagaaacgtgtaatcaaaatatcattacagAAAACGTATCCAAAATATTGGCCTAGCGTACTCCCCTTAACGTTAAACTGATAATCAGGTTCCTGAGTGCAAAACTGAGGTTTCACCAAAGCACCGAGGGATAGTGATAAATACTaccttggaaaaaaaattgtaaatttgataTAAGTTAAGCTCTGAtacgattttcaaaaaaaaaaaaacaaaaaaaaaaacgaaatcgaATTAGATTTAGATAGCTACTCGTAAACCTCTGTTGGTGAAAAATCCAACTGTCAAGAAGATTTAATCACTCAAtctttaagtaagaaaaaaaatacaatatgaaaCTTGAAATATTGACTTTGAattggaaaataatgaaagtacCTTTCAAAAAGTGGAGatgatatagaatttaaaaacctGCCCTTCTTGAGAATAGCCTTATTTTAATTCAGCATGTAGACGACCGAAGACAAATCTTGAGTACTAGagcaaatattaaagaaaaaaaattaataaatatagcgAAATATTACGGAAATGGGTAATCTTTTCTGTGGATTAGgcaattttggaatatttggaGTCAATGGACAGCAAAATACGATGAATACCgtctttaatattgaaatttggaaTTATAGTTGACATTGGGCCAGAAACTAAAGATCAgttgtatttttaagataaagaaaaCCTTTAGGCAGGCGAATCCTgttcaattaattgataattacaCGTGATAATTATGATCGACTATCTTTATACTGATCGAAAATTATTGGAAACTCCCAATGATATCTTAAGATTGGATATTTTTGCTGTGTATTTAAAAATGCGTCAGTTTTAATAAGAAACGAAAAATTAAGGTAAAGACAGAGTATTTCTGTTATCCATTTTTGAAGATTCGAAGTTTCTAAAACATTACGGGTCAAAGTTAGATGCAAAATCTTGAGATCGATTAAATCtaacattttacataaaacagtcgccaaatctttaaaattttatctaaatacaaTATTCACCCTTTctgaaatactgaaaataaaaccaGATGGAgcagtctccccaaaactttctagcatactctctaatagaGATGTTATTTAAGAGAACGCCTTGCGTAGCACTCTTGTACAgtaattgtgaaatattaacttttggtctaaatttagcatttttgatgAATCCTTCGTGGGAGTCTTTTCGTGATTTACTCTTGGTATGCAGttgatagtatccgaaaatcgaatttgggtccaagacacttttttctcaaccgatttaaacaaacatttgacctaaaactacacttgtattcacaaaatcccataccaaatttgatgcaattAAGACAtcgcgtttttgaactatcgagtttacatgtttctaaaagtacagatcgacacTCTACCCGTAGTtggattcggttcaaaatttgataggaatctacatTATAGAGGTTAACCGAATTTTATATGCtagctctttgttttgtagttatcgtgttaaattacatttgaacagccggacttcttttgaatggattttattcaaagttgatagaaatctgcaaatgtaatgtaaaatccatatatctaattttaa
It encodes:
- the LOC129962880 gene encoding arginine-glutamic acid dipeptide repeats protein-like, encoding MPNKPSSLSTRIAHAKQTITLHTHCPCQTNHHHSPHALPMPNKPSSLSTRIAHAKQTIITLHTHCPCQTNHHHSPHALPMPNKPSSLSTRIAHAKQTIITLHTHCPCQTNHPSPHALPMPNKPSLSTRIAHAKQTIPLHTHCPCQTNHPSPHALPMPNKPSLSTRIAHAQQTIPLHTHCPCQTNHPSPHALPMPNKPSLSTRIAHAKQTIPLHTHCPCQTNHHPSPHALPMPNKPSSLSTRIAHAKQTIIPLHTHCPCQTNHHSPHALPMPNKPSLSTRIAHAKQTITLHTHCPCQTNHHSPHALPMPNKKKPASLPTSIAHAKQKKSQHHSRQALPMPNKKKASITPDKHCPCQTKKSQHHSRQALSMPNKKKASITPDKPCPCQTKKKPASLPTSIAHARKKSQHHFQQALPMPKKSQQHFQQALPMPKKSRQHFQQVLPIPSRNNMLYASQTSPRNHFYNSSYRNSHLPLLVILSSQPVSLPGFHASHTKFQLSIFALQNSHFVSHYYYP